One stretch of Hemibagrus wyckioides isolate EC202008001 linkage group LG01, SWU_Hwy_1.0, whole genome shotgun sequence DNA includes these proteins:
- the ccdc12 gene encoding coiled-coil domain-containing protein 12, which translates to MDHQAVSALQAQALKRKEKLKALRERQLQGREQAEGEPDCKRPAEEVETEERHRDLKLRNYTPEDEELKERQVPKAKPASVEDKVKDQLEAANPEPVIEEVDLANLAPRKPDWDLKRDVAKKLEKLEKRTQKAIAELIRDRLKGSETELAAAVGAVNVQEVDSD; encoded by the exons atggacCACCAGGCTGTTAGCGCCTTACAAGCGCAAGCtctgaaaaggaaagaaaagttaAAAGCCCTCAGAGAGCGACAGCTACAA GGGCGGGAACAAGCAGAAGGAGAACCTGATTGCAAGAGACCAGCAGAAGAAGTAGAAACAGAAGAAAGAcacag agaCCTGAAGCTGAGAAACTACACTCCAGAAGATGAAGAGCTAAAAGAAAGGCAGGTGCCCAAAGCTAAACCTGCATCAG TGGAAGATAAAGTTAAAGACCAGCTGGAAGCTGCAAACCCAGAACCTGTTATAGAGGAAGTG GATCTGGCCAATTTAGCTCCGAGAAAACCAGACTG GGATCTGAAGAGAGATGTTGCAAAAAAGCTGGAAAAACTGGAGAAAAGAACCCAGAAAGCTATTGCTGAACTTATCA gggacaGGCTGAAGGGGAGTGAAACAGAGCTAGCTGCTGCTGTTGGAGCAGTCAATGTACAAGAGGTGGATTCGGACTGA